From Symphalangus syndactylus isolate Jambi chromosome 17, NHGRI_mSymSyn1-v2.1_pri, whole genome shotgun sequence, one genomic window encodes:
- the LOC134733229 gene encoding uncharacterized protein — protein sequence MSSSLDPRLQDPETGTSAPPRVHGCTTLKPEHQLLPGSAAARPPNWNISSSPGLRLQDPQSGTSPAPQVCGCKTPKPEHQLLPGSAAAILPNGNISSFPGLRLQDPQTGTLAPPRVCSCTTLKPEHQCLPGSATARPSNRNIGSSLSLRLHDPQTGTSALPRVCACKTLKPEHQLLPGSVAARPLNWNISSSLGLRLQDAQTRTSAPSRVAAARPSNRNISSSTAPRLQYSETRTSASPRVRGCGTLKPEHQLLPGSAAARSSNRNIGSSPCLQLQDPQTEKSAPHRVSSYTALNLQHQCLSGSAAAGTSR from the exons ATGAGCTCCTCCCTGGATCCGCGGCTGCAAGACCCagaaaccggaacatcagctcctcctcgGGTCCATGGCTGCACCACCctcaaaccagaacatcagctcttacccgggtctgcggctgcaagacccccaaactggaacatcagctcctccccaggtctgcggctgcaagacccccaAAGCGGAACATCACCTGCTCCCCAGGTCTGTGGCTGCAAGACccccaaaccggaacatcagctcctccccgggtctgcggctgcaataCTCCCAAACGGGAACATCAGCTCCTTCCCAGGTCTGCGGCTTCAAGACCCCCAAACGGGAACAttagctcctccccgggtctgcagctgcacgaccctcaaaccggaacatcagtgCCTCCCCGGGTCTGCCACTGCacgaccctcaaaccggaacatcggCTCCTCCCTGAGTCTGCGGCTGCAtgaccctcaaactggaacatcagctcttccCCGT GTCTGCGCCTGCAAGACCCttaaaccggaacatcagctcctccccgggtctgtgGCTGCAAGACCCttaaactggaacatcagctcctccctgggtctgcggctgcaagacgcccaaaccagaacatcagctccttcCCGGGTCgcagctgcaagaccctcaaaccggaacatcagctcctccacaGCTCCGCGGCTGCAATACTCTGAAACCAGAACATCAGCTTCTCCCCGGGTCCGCGGTTGCgggaccctcaaaccggaacatcagctcctccccgggtctgcggctgcaagatcctcaaaccggaacatcggCTCCTCTCCATGTCTGCAGCTGCAAGATCCTCAAACTGAAAAATCAGCTCCTCACCGGGTCTCCAGCTACACGGCCCTCAATCTACAACATCAATGCCTCTCCGGGTCTGCAGCTGCAGGGACCTCACGGTAG
- the LOC134733209 gene encoding LOW QUALITY PROTEIN: mucin-5AC-like (The sequence of the model RefSeq protein was modified relative to this genomic sequence to represent the inferred CDS: deleted 1 base in 1 codon) produces the protein MEKVMDDFRTSAPEARGPPNPNVEYIPFDEIKERILKIVTGFKVHGHQTGTSALRPSNCNWNISSTSAPLQVYGCKTLKPEHQFLPRSAAARPSNRKISSSPGLWLQDPQTRTSAPPRVHGCKTLKPEHQLLPGSTAARPSNQNISSSPGPPLQDPQTRTSALPRVHGCKTLKPEHQLLPGSTAARPSNHNISSSLDLQLHSSQTGTSAPHRVSSCTALKLQHQFPPGSPGAPPQTATSAPRWVSSSTALNLEHQLPPGSPVPRPSTCNTGSPPGLQLHGTQTGTSAPTGSPAARPSNCNISSPTGLQLHSPTTGTSAPPGSPAAQTSNLNISSPPGHPARPSNWNISSTPRSAAARPYNCNISFPPGSPAAQPYNWNITSLPGLQLHGPQTGTSAPRPSNCNCNMSSTSGPLQVCSCKTLKPEHQLLAGSPAARSSKQNIGYTPGLRLQHPQTRTSAPCRVCGCTTIKPEHQLLPGVCGCTTLKAEHQLLAESAAAPPSNQNISSSPGPLLQDPQTRTSAPPGVCGCRTLKVEHQPLPGSCAARHSNRTSAPSWVCSCTTLKL, from the exons ATG gAGAAAGTGATGGATGATTTCAGAACTTCAGCTCCTGAGGCAAGAGGTCCTCCCAACCCTAATGTCGAATATATTCCCTTTGATGAAATCAAGGAAAGAATACTGAAAATTGTCACTGGATTTAAG GTGCACGGCcatcaaactggaacatcagctctccGGCCCTCAAACTGCAACTGGAATATCAGCTCAACATCAGCTCCTCTCCAGGTCTacggctgcaagaccctcaaaccggaacatcagttcctccccaggtctgcggctgcaagaccctcaaataGGAAAATCAGTTCCTCGCCGGGTCTgtggctgcaagaccctcaaaccagaacatcagctcctccccgggtccaCGGCTGCAAGACTctcaaaccagaacatcagctcctccccgggtccacggctgcaagaccctcaaaccagaacatcagctcctccccgggtccaCCGCTACAAGACCctcaaaccagaacatcagctctTCCCCGGGTCCacggctgcaagaccctcaaaccagaacatcagctcctccccgggtccacggctgcaagaccctcaaaccacaacatcagctcctccctgg ATCTCCAGCTGCACAGCTCTCAAACAGGAACATCAGCTCCCCACAGGGTCTCCAGCTGCACGGCCCTCAAATTGCAACATCAGTTCCCCCCTGGGTCTCCAGGTGCACCGCCTCAAACTGCAACATCAGCTCCCCGCTGGGTCTCCAGCAGCACAGCCCTCAacctggaacatcagctcccccCGGGGTCTCCAGTTCCACGGCCCTCAACCTGCAACACTGGCTCCCCACCGGGTCTCCAGCTGCACGGcactcaaactggaacatcagct cccaCCGGGTCTCCAGCTGCACGGCCCTCAAACTGCAACATCAGCTCCCCCACGGGACTCCAGCTGCACAGCCCTacaactggaacatcagctcccccCGGGTCACCAGCTGCACAGACCTCAAACTTGAACATCAGCTCCCCGCCGGGTCATCCTGCAcggccctcaaactggaacatcagctccacCCCTAGGTCTGCAGCAGCACGGCCCTACAACTGCAACATCAGCTTCCCCCCCGGGTCTCCAGCTGCACAGCCCTACAACTGGAACATCACCTCCCTCCCAGGTCTCCAGCTGCAcggccctcaaactggaacatcagctccccgGCCCTCAAACTGCAACTGCAATATGAGCTCAACATCAGGTCCTCTCCAGGTCTgcagctgcaagaccctcaaaccagaacatcagctcctcgcCGGGTCTCCGGCTGCACGATCCTCAAAGCAGAACATCGGCTACACTCCGGGCCTGCGGCTGCAACACCctcaaaccagaacatcagctccttgCCGGGTGTGCGGCTGCACGACcatcaaaccggaacatcagctcctccccggggtctgcggctgcacgaccctcaaagCAGAACATCAGCTACTCGCCGAGTCTGCGGCTGCACCACCctcaaaccagaacatcagctcctcccctggTCCGCTGCTGCAAGACCCccaaaccagaacatcagctcctcccggGGTATGCGGCTGCAGGACCCTCAAAGTGGAACATCAGCCCCTCCCCGGGTCATGCGCTGCACGACACTCAAACAGAACGTCAGCTCCttcctgggtctgcagctgcacGACTCTCAAACTgtaa